The Pseudomonas sp. TH06 genome contains the following window.
CCGAAGTCTCGCTGATCGAAGAAGTCGACGCTGCCGAGCGCGAATCCGAAGTATTCGTGCGCACGCTGCTGTCGCAGTTCGAACAATATGTACAGCTGGGCAAAAAAGTCCCGGCTGAAGTCCTGTCTTCGCTCAACAGCATCGATGAGCCGGGCCGCCTGGTCGACACCATGGCTGCGCATATGGCGTTGAAGATCGAGCAGAAGCAGGAAATCCTCGAAATCATCGATTTGTCGGCCCGGGTCGAGCACGTTCTGGCGTTGCTGGATGCCGAGATCGATCTGCTGCAAGTCGAAAAACGCATTCGTGGTCGCGTCAAAAAGCAAATGGAGCGCAGTCAGCGCGAGTACTACCTGAACGAGCAGATGAAGGCCATTCAGAAAGAACTCGGCGACAGCGACGAAGGCCACAACGAAATCGAAGACCTGAAAAAGCGTATCGACGCTGCCGGTCTGCCGAAAGACGCGTTGACCAAAGCCAATGCCGAACTGAACAAGCTCAAACAAATGTCGCCGATGTCCGCTGAGGCCACCGTGGTGCGCTCGTACATCGACTGGCTGGTGCAGGTGCCGTGGAAGGCGCAGAGCAAGGTTCGCCTGGATCTCGCGCGTGCAGAAGACATTCTCGATGCCGATCACTACGGTCTCGAAGAGGTCAAGGAACGTATCCTTGAATACCTCGCCGTACAAAAGCGCGTGAAGAAAATCCGTGGGCCGGTGTTGTGCCTGGTCGGTCCTCCGGGCGTGGGTAAAACCTCGCTGGCGGAATCGATTGCCCATGCCACCAACCGTAAATTCGTGCGTATGGCCCTGGGTGGCGTACGTGATGAAGCGGAAATTCGTGGCCACCGCCGGACTTACATCGGTTCGATGCCGGGAAGATTGATTCAAAAGATGACAAAGGTGGGTGTGCGCAACCCGCTTTTCCTGCTCGATGAAATCGACAAAATGGGCAGCGACATGCGTGGCGATCCGGCGTCGGCGTTGCTGGAGGTGCTCGATCCCGAGCAAAACCACAACTTCAACGATCACTATCTGGAGGTCGATTACGACCTGTCGGATGTGATGTTCCTGTGCACCTCGAACTCGATGAACATCCCGCCGGCGCTGCTCGACCGCATGGAAGTCATCCGTCTGCCGGGTTACACCGAAGACGAGAAGATCAACATCGCAGTCAAATACCTGTCGCCAAAACAGATCACTGCCAACGGTCTGAAGAAGGGCGAAATCGAATTTGATGAAGAAGCAATCCGCGACATCATTCGTTACTACACCCGCGAAGCAGGTGTGCGTGGCCTCGAACGTCAGATCGCCAAGGTCTGCCGCAAGGCTGTGAAAGAGCACGCGCTGGAAAAACGCTTCTCGGTAAAAGTGACAGCTGACTTGCTGGAGCATTTCCTCGGTGTGCGTAAATTCCGCTACGGTCTGGCTGAGCAACAGGATCAGATCGGTCAGGTGACCGGCCTTGCCTGGACTCAGGTGGGTGGCGAATTGCTGACCATCGAAGCCGCTGTGGTGCCGGGTAAAGGTCAGCTGATCAAAACCGGTTCACTGGGCGATGTGATGGTCGAATCGATCACTGCGGCGCTGACCGTTGTCCGCAGTCGTGCCAAGAGCCTGGGCATTCCCGTGGACTTCCACGAGAAGCGCGACACTCACATCCACATGCCGGAAGGGGCGACGCCGAAAGACGGCCCGAGCGCCGGTGTGGGCATGTGCACGGCGCTGGTGTCGGCATTGACCGGTATCCCGGTGCGCGCCGATGTTGCCATGACGGGTGAAATCACGCTGCGTGGTCAGGTGCTGGCGATTGGTGGTTTGAAAGAAAAACTGCTGGCGGCCCACCGTGGTGGAATCAAGATTGTGATCATTCCGGAAGAGAACGTGCGCGATCTGAAGGAGATTCCTGACAATATCAAGCAGGATCTGCAGATTAAACCGGTTAAATGGATTGACGAGGTCCTGCAAATTGCGCTGCAATACGCGCCGGAGCCCTTGCCGGATGTGGCTCCGGAGATAGTTGCCAAGGATGAAAAACGCGAGTCTGACTCTAAGGAAAGAATTAGCACGCATTAATACGTTTTTGCCTGGGTGGCTTCCTTGACAGCTTTTTAGAGCCCTTGTTATAAAGCGGCTCTTAAGTGTCTGTAGGCCATTCAGCACTCGTTTTTGCTTTCACCAAAAAACTTAGAATCATCTCAAAATAGATATAAGGGGACTTAGAGTGAACAAGTCGGAACTGATTGATGCTATCGCTGCATCCGCTGATATCCCGAAAGCTGCTGCTGGCCGTGCGCTGGACGCTGTAATCGAATCCGTCACTGGCGCTCTCAAGGCTGGCGACTCTGTTGTCCTGGTTGGTTTCGGTACTTTCTCCGTAACTGATCGTCCAGCTCGCGTTGGTCGCAACCCGCAGACCGGCAAGACACTGGAAATCGCTGCTGCCAAGAAGCCAGGTTTCAAAGCCGGTAAAGCACTGAAAGAAGCGGTTAACTAAGTTTCAGGTTTTTACCCATCCGGGTCGGGTCATGCCTGACTTGGCAGCGGAGCGGTAGAGCAGGTCGCTGAAACAGCTTCCTGTAACGCCGGGATCGAGGGTTCGAGCCCTGTCCGCTCCGCCAGTTACGAGAAGGCGCATCCTCGGATGCGCCTTTCTTCTATCCGGATTCTACCCACGCTCCACGGTTGCCTAATTTTTGAAGTTCAACCGTTTCTGGGGGACGCATGCTGCAGAATATCAGGGACAATTCACAAGGCTGGATTGCCAAGACCATTATCGGGGTCATCGTTGCACTGATGGCTCTGACCGGTTTCGACGCCATTTTCAAGGCCACGACGCACTCTAACGAAGCGGCCAAGGTCAACGGTGAAGAAATCAGCCAGAACGAACTGAGCCAGGCCGTTGATATGCAACGCCGTCAGTTGATGCAACAGCTGGGCAAGGACTTCGATGCTTCTTTGCTCGACGAAAAAATGCTTCGCGAATCGGCGCTCAAGGGCCTGATCGATCGCAAGTTGCTGCTGCAAGGCGCCGAACAATCGAAATTCGCTTTCTCCGAAGCCGCGCTTGATCAGGTGATCCTGCAGACGCCTGAGTTCCAGGTGGATGGCAAGTTCAGCTCTGACCGTTTCGACCAGGTGATTCGTCAGCTGGGCTACAGCCGTATGCAGTTCCGCCAGATGCTGGCTCAGGAAATGCTGATCGGCCAACTGCGCGCCGGTGTGGCGGGCAGCGGTTTTGTCACCGATGCTGAGGTGCTGGCATTCGCCCGTCTGGAAAAACAGACCCGCGATTTCGCGACGCTGAACATCAAGGCCGATCCAGCCGCGGTGAAGCTGACCGACGATGAGGTCAAGGCTTACTACGACGAGCACGCCAAGGAATTCATGACCCCGGATCAAGTGGTCATCGATTACCTGGAGCTGAAAAAGGCTTCGTTCTTCGATCAGGTCACCGTGAAAGACGAAGACCTGCAAGCGGCGTATCAGAAAGAGATCGCCAATCTGTCGGAACAGCGTCGTGCCGCGCACATTCTGATCGAAGTGAACGACAAGACCACCGAAGCGCAGGCCAAGGCGAAGATCGAAGAAGTCCAGGCGCGTCTGGCCAAGGGCGAGAAATTCGAAGCGCTGGCCAAAGAGTTCTCGCAGGATCCGGGTTCGGCCAACAATGGTGGTGATCTGGGTTACGCAGGCCCTGGTGTTTACGATCCAGCTTTCGAAAAAGCCCTTTACTCGCTGGCTAAAGACCAGGTGTCCGAGCCGGTGCGCACCGACTTCGGTTATCACCTGATCAAGCTGCTGGGTGTTGAAGCTCCAGAAGTGCCAACCCTGGCCAGCCTGAAAGACAAACTGACCCGTGAGCTGAAAGCAGCGCAGGTCGAGCAGCGTTTCGTCGAGGCGACCAAGCAACTGGAAGACTCTGCGTTCGAAGCTTCCGACCTGGCTCAGCCAGCGGCGGATCTGAAGCTGACCGTGCACACCTCCAAGCCGTTCGGCCGTGAAGGTGGTGAAGGTGTTGCGGCGAACCGTGCCGTGGTCACTGCCGCATTCAGCACTGAAGTGATTGATGAAGGTGCCAACAGCACCGCCATCGAGCTGGATCCGGAAACCGTGATCGTGCTTCGCTCCAAGGAGCATCTGAAGCCTGCGCAACTGCCTCTGGAAAGCGTAAGTGCGGCGATTCGCACCCAGCTGACCAAAGAGCACGCCAGCGCTGCTGCCAAGACCAAGGCTGAGAAGCTGATCGCTGATCTGCGTGAAGGCAAGGCCCCGCTGGACAAGGCTGTTGATGGTCAGAACTGGAAAGCCACCGAAGCGGCCACTCGTGGTCAGGAAGGGGTTGATCCGGCGGTACTGCAAGCGCTGTTCCGCATGCCGAAGCCGGCTGCCAAGGACAAGCCGACGTTCAGCAGTGTGACTCTGCCGGATGGCAGCCTGATGATCGTGCGCCTGAATGGCGTCAACGAAGCGGCTGCGCCGACTGATGAAGAGAAGGCTCAGTACCGTCGCTTCCTGGCGTCGCGTGAAGGTCAGCAGGACTTTGCGGCGTATCGTAAGCAGTTGGAGAGTCAGGCTGACATCAAGAAGTTCTGATGTTTGACTGAGGTTTGATAAGGGAGCCCTGGCCGATTGGTCGGGGCTTTTTTTATTGAGGCGGTTGATTGTTGGTGGATCCGTTGCTGCGGTAACGGCTTCTTAGGGTTTCGCCCTGACGGCGAGTCACCTTTTCCAAACGCCGAAAAGGTAACCGAAAAGGCTATACCCTGACGTTCGGCCCTCGCTGGGGCTCGGGTTCCTTCGCTCCGGGATTGATCCGGGCGCATCGCCTCCGGTTTGCTGCGCTGCACCTCCTCTCGATGCATTCGACTTCGTCGAACGGTCGCTGCGCTCCCACCCCCGGATCAATCCCTCCACTCAGCCTGCCGACGGGCCTTCTAGATCAAGAGCGGTACTCGAGCTAACGCTCATTGTGTTGAGTGGGGCGGCATGCGCCGCGTTTTGGGGTGAACTCTTTTTTTTGTGGTAGCGATGGCGGCTTGGCAGCCGACCTGTTTCTGCCGGTTGTACTCGACCCCTGTGGGAGCTGGCTTGCCAGCGATGGCGGCCTTACAGCCAACCAAGCTCTGGCAGGTGTACCCATTCCCTGTAGGAGTTGCCGCAGGCTGCGATCTTTTGACTTTGACGTTGTGAAGGTCAAAAGATCGCAGCCTGCGGCAGCTCCTACATAGGGCATCTCGCCATCGCCGGGTGATATCCGGTCAGGTATTGAGAGGTATTGCACCAATTAGGATTATCCCGCTCGTGGAAATCCATGGTGTCGGGCATTGATAGCCGCATATAAGGTCGTGAGCAGCAGCGCCGCAACTATCCATGGAAAGTGCCCGACCCCAACGCTGTCCAGCAGCAGGCCTCCTGCCAGTCCACCTCCGGCAATGCCGACATTCCAGAGTGTGACCAGCATTGACTGTGCAGTGTCGGCGGCGTCTTTCGCGGTCTTCGCGGATGCTGTTTGCAGCAGCGAGGGCATGGCGCCGAATGCCAGTCCCCACACGGCTGTGGCGATGTAGACCACGCTTGGCGATTCGCGCCAGATGCCCAGGGCAATGGCTGCAACCATGAAGAGTATTGCGCTGATCAGTACCAGTTCGCGCAGCCAGCGGTCGATCAGGCTGCCGACGATCCACAGGCTCAGCACGGATGCCACGCCGAACACCAGTAACACCCGGTCAATTTCCCCACCCAACCCCGATGGTTGCAGGAACGGTGCGATGTAGGTGTACAGAAGATTGTGTGCGACCACGTAGGACAGGGTTACGAACAGCACCGATCGTACGCCGGGCAGGGTAAACACCTGACGCAGCGGCAGCTGTTTGCCGGCTCGCTCGCCCGGGAAGTCTGGCACTTGCCAACGTACCCAGATCACCAGCAGCACGGTCAATGCACTCATGATGGCGAAGCTCAGGCGCCAGCCAATCAGGGTGCCGAGCAGGGTGCCGGCGGGAATTCCGAGTGACAGCGCAAGCGGTGCGCCAAGCATGGCCACGGTGATTGCGCGGCCTTGCAGGTGCGGGGCGACCATTCGGCTCGCGTAGCCGGCGAGCAAGGCCCAGAGCAGGCCGGCAAATACGCCGGCGATGAACCGTGCAGTCAGGGTCAACCAGTACAGTTCCGACACGGCGGTAATGCTGTTGGCGATGGCAAAGCCACCGATGGCGGACAACAGCAGTGGTCGGCGGCGCCAGCTGCGAGTGGCGATGGTCAGCGGAATGGCGGCGACGATCGAGCCGATGGCGTAGAGGGTGACCAGTTGCCCGATCAGCGCTTGAGAGACATTCAGGCCGCTGCTCATCTGTGGCAACAGGCCGGCCGGCATGGCTTCGGTCATCACCGTTATGAAGCCGGCGGTTGCCAGTGCCAGTAACGCGACGAGGGGTAAGCGTTCAGTTGCGGGTGGATTATCGAGCGTGGTGCAGGTGAGTGGTGTGTCGGTCATGAGCCAGCATCCCTGTGCAGAGTTGACGAGGGACACAGGGTAGAGCGCTGCGCATTGGCGAAAAACGGGTTATGGTTCCGAACATATCGGACACGAATGTCTTCAATGGAAAGTTGGTATGGATAGCCTGGGCAGTATTTCGGTGTTTGTTCAGGTTGCCGAAACGCGCAGTTTCACCGAGGCCGGCAGGTTGCAAGGGGTGTCGTCCTCAGCGGTGGGTAAAAGCATTGCGCGACTTGAGGCGCGGCTGGGCGTGCGGCTGTTTCATCGCACCACGCGCAGCATCACCCTGACCAGTGAAGGTGCGCTGTTTCTCGAGCGTTGCCGCAAGATCCTCGCGGAGGTCGAGGCAGCGGAATTCGAACTGTGCGATGCCGCTGCGCAGCCTCATGGCAAGTTGCGGATCAGCCTGCCGCAGGTGCATGGGTTGGTGATGCCGGTCATGAATGAATTCATGACGCGGTATCCGCAGATTGAGCTGGATCTGGACCTGACTGATCGCATGGTCGACGTGGTGGAGGAGGGTTTTGATGCCGTCATCCGCACCGGCCAACCACGGGATTCGCGGCTGATGGCACGACCGTTGGGCGAGTTTCATATGGTGTTGGTGGCCAGTCCGGCTTATTTGCAGCAACGCGGCGTACCACAAACCCCCGCCGATCTGGCAGCTCACGCGTGTTTACGTCACACCTTCCACGCCACCGGCAAACTGGAAACGTGGCCCTTGCGTAGAGAACCCTTTGCGGCAGAGCCTATATTGCCGGCGCGGATGGTCAGCACTTCCATTGAGGCCGTTGCCCACGCGACATTGGCCGGTATGGGCATTGCCTGCCTGCCGGACTTCATGACCCATGAAGCGGTCACGCAGGGACGCTTGCAGCGGGTGTTGGAGTCGTATCTGGAGCACACCGGGCAGTTTTGGGTGTTGTGGCCGTCGAGTCGACATGCCACCGCCAAATTGCGGGTTTTCATCGATCATTTATCAATGCGACTTTTTCCCGACGCAGAAGGTCGATAGAGTTGTAACCGTTTTAAGACACTAATCCATACGCCGCGGGGTCACGTTCTGTTGCACAATACGCCCCGGACTGTTTTCCCTCAGGATGTTCAATGTTGATTTCCACTCCCATGCGTGTTGTCGGGTTGGCGCTGTTGTTGACCGCTGTTGCCGGCTGTTCGAAAGACAAGCCGATGTATGAGCATGAAAACTTCGATGACTCCGGTACGTTCTCGCGCAATTATCCGGTGACCGACACCGCCAGTTGCGAAGCGGCACGACGGGCGTTGCTCAGCCAAGGCTACATCATCACCAGCAGTGATCCGAAACTGGTCAGCGGGCACAAGAGCTTTCAGCAGACCGGCGAAACTCACCTGGAAATCAGTTTCAACGTGGTCTGTGCCGAGGACGCCAGCGGTAAGCACCACGCCACGGTGTTCGCCAACGCCCTGCAGGATCGCTACGCACTGAAGAAAACCAACAATTCCGCCAGTCTCGGCGTTGGTGTATTGGGCTCGGTGTCGATGCCGATCGGCTCCTCGGACGATTCGATGGTCAAGGTCGCCAGCGAAACGGTGACGGCGCAGAAGTTCTACGAGCGCTTCTTTACCTTGGTCGAGCAGTTCCTGCCGGCAGAGACGAAGAAAGCGGCACACATCGAAGAGAAGCCGAAGACCGACCTGGGTGTACCTGAGCCGAAAGTCGCTCCGACGCCTCTGGCTCCAGCGGCAGAACCTGCTCCCGCACCGGCAAGCCCGGCTGTGACCGCACCAGCGCCCGCCGAGACCGCCCCGGTAAGTTCGGAGCCGGTTCCGCCGCCAGTGGAAGCTGCGCCGATCACCCCGGCACCCAGCGCAGAACCTGCACCGACCACCGAAACCATCACGCCACCGGCCAATCCGACGGACATCCCACCACCGTCCGAGCCGATCCCGGCGTTGCCCGGTCACTAATCCCGGCTTGAACCTGGAGCTGCCAAAGGCTGCGATCTTTTTGATCCTGATCTCAAGCAAGATCAAAAGATCGCAGCCTGCGGCAGCTCCTATAAAGGCAAATCTCGTTACATTCCCCTGACAAAAATCCCGCGATAAATTCCTGACCGCCTGCTACGTTTTATCCATGAAGGGCACGTTTCACTTTTCCTTCATACGGGCACGATATGCTCGGGACACAAACAAAGAGAGCAGTAGGGGATTACACGATGGACGACTATCAAGAAGAACTGCTCGAATACCAGGCCTTTGAGCTGGATCCGCCAGAGCCTGCGGAAGATGCCACCGAGCTTTGATCTTTGGCTTGCAGCTAGCCGCTTGTAACTCGCAGCTTCACGCTGTTTTGCGATGACTGCGGCGGAATTCGCCAGGCGTCTGGCCGCTCCAGCGCTTGAATGCTCGCTGGAATGCTTCGGCTGAAGCAAATCCCAGCAGGTAAGCGATCTCGCCGAACGCCAGTTCGGTGTCGCGGATGTAGGTCAT
Protein-coding sequences here:
- the lon gene encoding endopeptidase La, whose product is MKTTIELPLLPLRDVVVYPHMVIPLFVGREKSIEALEAAMTGDKQILLLAQRNPADDDPGEDALYRVGTIATVLQLLKLPDGTVKVLVEGEQRGTVERFSEVDGHCRAEVSLIEEVDAAERESEVFVRTLLSQFEQYVQLGKKVPAEVLSSLNSIDEPGRLVDTMAAHMALKIEQKQEILEIIDLSARVEHVLALLDAEIDLLQVEKRIRGRVKKQMERSQREYYLNEQMKAIQKELGDSDEGHNEIEDLKKRIDAAGLPKDALTKANAELNKLKQMSPMSAEATVVRSYIDWLVQVPWKAQSKVRLDLARAEDILDADHYGLEEVKERILEYLAVQKRVKKIRGPVLCLVGPPGVGKTSLAESIAHATNRKFVRMALGGVRDEAEIRGHRRTYIGSMPGRLIQKMTKVGVRNPLFLLDEIDKMGSDMRGDPASALLEVLDPEQNHNFNDHYLEVDYDLSDVMFLCTSNSMNIPPALLDRMEVIRLPGYTEDEKINIAVKYLSPKQITANGLKKGEIEFDEEAIRDIIRYYTREAGVRGLERQIAKVCRKAVKEHALEKRFSVKVTADLLEHFLGVRKFRYGLAEQQDQIGQVTGLAWTQVGGELLTIEAAVVPGKGQLIKTGSLGDVMVESITAALTVVRSRAKSLGIPVDFHEKRDTHIHMPEGATPKDGPSAGVGMCTALVSALTGIPVRADVAMTGEITLRGQVLAIGGLKEKLLAAHRGGIKIVIIPEENVRDLKEIPDNIKQDLQIKPVKWIDEVLQIALQYAPEPLPDVAPEIVAKDEKRESDSKERISTH
- a CDS encoding HU family DNA-binding protein; amino-acid sequence: MNKSELIDAIAASADIPKAAAGRALDAVIESVTGALKAGDSVVLVGFGTFSVTDRPARVGRNPQTGKTLEIAAAKKPGFKAGKALKEAVN
- a CDS encoding SurA N-terminal domain-containing protein, whose amino-acid sequence is MLQNIRDNSQGWIAKTIIGVIVALMALTGFDAIFKATTHSNEAAKVNGEEISQNELSQAVDMQRRQLMQQLGKDFDASLLDEKMLRESALKGLIDRKLLLQGAEQSKFAFSEAALDQVILQTPEFQVDGKFSSDRFDQVIRQLGYSRMQFRQMLAQEMLIGQLRAGVAGSGFVTDAEVLAFARLEKQTRDFATLNIKADPAAVKLTDDEVKAYYDEHAKEFMTPDQVVIDYLELKKASFFDQVTVKDEDLQAAYQKEIANLSEQRRAAHILIEVNDKTTEAQAKAKIEEVQARLAKGEKFEALAKEFSQDPGSANNGGDLGYAGPGVYDPAFEKALYSLAKDQVSEPVRTDFGYHLIKLLGVEAPEVPTLASLKDKLTRELKAAQVEQRFVEATKQLEDSAFEASDLAQPAADLKLTVHTSKPFGREGGEGVAANRAVVTAAFSTEVIDEGANSTAIELDPETVIVLRSKEHLKPAQLPLESVSAAIRTQLTKEHASAAAKTKAEKLIADLREGKAPLDKAVDGQNWKATEAATRGQEGVDPAVLQALFRMPKPAAKDKPTFSSVTLPDGSLMIVRLNGVNEAAAPTDEEKAQYRRFLASREGQQDFAAYRKQLESQADIKKF
- a CDS encoding MFS transporter; this translates as MTDTPLTCTTLDNPPATERLPLVALLALATAGFITVMTEAMPAGLLPQMSSGLNVSQALIGQLVTLYAIGSIVAAIPLTIATRSWRRRPLLLSAIGGFAIANSITAVSELYWLTLTARFIAGVFAGLLWALLAGYASRMVAPHLQGRAITVAMLGAPLALSLGIPAGTLLGTLIGWRLSFAIMSALTVLLVIWVRWQVPDFPGERAGKQLPLRQVFTLPGVRSVLFVTLSYVVAHNLLYTYIAPFLQPSGLGGEIDRVLLVFGVASVLSLWIVGSLIDRWLRELVLISAILFMVAAIALGIWRESPSVVYIATAVWGLAFGAMPSLLQTASAKTAKDAADTAQSMLVTLWNVGIAGGGLAGGLLLDSVGVGHFPWIVAALLLTTLYAAINARHHGFPRAG
- a CDS encoding LysR family transcriptional regulator yields the protein MDSLGSISVFVQVAETRSFTEAGRLQGVSSSAVGKSIARLEARLGVRLFHRTTRSITLTSEGALFLERCRKILAEVEAAEFELCDAAAQPHGKLRISLPQVHGLVMPVMNEFMTRYPQIELDLDLTDRMVDVVEEGFDAVIRTGQPRDSRLMARPLGEFHMVLVASPAYLQQRGVPQTPADLAAHACLRHTFHATGKLETWPLRREPFAAEPILPARMVSTSIEAVAHATLAGMGIACLPDFMTHEAVTQGRLQRVLESYLEHTGQFWVLWPSSRHATAKLRVFIDHLSMRLFPDAEGR
- a CDS encoding DUF2242 domain-containing protein, yielding MLISTPMRVVGLALLLTAVAGCSKDKPMYEHENFDDSGTFSRNYPVTDTASCEAARRALLSQGYIITSSDPKLVSGHKSFQQTGETHLEISFNVVCAEDASGKHHATVFANALQDRYALKKTNNSASLGVGVLGSVSMPIGSSDDSMVKVASETVTAQKFYERFFTLVEQFLPAETKKAAHIEEKPKTDLGVPEPKVAPTPLAPAAEPAPAPASPAVTAPAPAETAPVSSEPVPPPVEAAPITPAPSAEPAPTTETITPPANPTDIPPPSEPIPALPGH